The following proteins are co-located in the Siansivirga zeaxanthinifaciens CC-SAMT-1 genome:
- a CDS encoding oligosaccharide flippase family protein encodes MNKDKKLYQQILKVTFLLGSVQFFNIILSIIKSKITALLIGVAGFGVFGLLSTTLNLISGFSKLGIDVSAVKEIAVANNELKKDRLSNLINTTIHLSWVLGVLGALICLVLSNWLSFITFGNDNYTSYFIVISLAVLFNQLLSANLAILQGLKYIKKLAAVTLFSSLFSLIPTVIIYYTIGEKGIPWVILITSIIGFLISKFFIKKVKIKKTRFFFNQLFKDGRTMILLGIIISIANLYEILVGYLIQIYIANFRNVTEVGLYSAGFTVLNSYVVVFLYVLSKDYFPRISEVSNDNIAIKKMLNSQVAIAILLLTPLVVLFMVFNPIIIKILYTKEFMPIQGMITYGVMSILFKVISWSLGFIILAKGNSKLYLSSELISNSLLFVFVVFGYKFFGLTGVGIGYSLYHIIDLVIINFIIFKKYKIHFHLNVKLLFYICLGQCLIMLFLIQIENSLLKYILMSIGILFSLIISIKKINNFISFKEIINNKLKF; translated from the coding sequence TTGAATAAGGATAAAAAATTATACCAACAAATTCTAAAAGTTACATTTCTCTTAGGGAGTGTTCAATTTTTTAATATCATTTTATCAATTATAAAATCCAAAATTACCGCATTATTAATTGGAGTAGCTGGGTTTGGAGTTTTTGGATTATTAAGCACTACATTAAATTTAATTTCGGGATTTAGTAAATTAGGAATTGATGTAAGTGCTGTAAAGGAAATAGCAGTTGCTAATAATGAATTAAAAAAAGATCGGTTATCTAATTTAATAAACACAACAATCCATTTATCTTGGGTATTGGGTGTTTTAGGGGCTTTAATTTGCTTAGTGCTCTCTAATTGGTTAAGCTTTATAACCTTTGGAAATGATAACTACACATCATATTTTATAGTAATATCGCTTGCAGTACTATTTAATCAGCTTTTAAGCGCTAATTTAGCTATTTTACAAGGTTTAAAATACATAAAAAAACTTGCGGCTGTTACTTTATTTTCAAGTTTGTTTAGTTTAATTCCAACAGTAATTATCTATTATACTATAGGAGAAAAAGGGATTCCTTGGGTTATTTTAATTACATCAATAATAGGTTTTTTAATCTCTAAATTTTTTATAAAAAAAGTAAAAATTAAAAAAACCAGGTTTTTTTTTAATCAACTTTTTAAAGATGGAAGGACAATGATTTTATTGGGGATAATTATAAGTATAGCTAATTTGTACGAGATTTTGGTTGGATATCTAATACAAATATATATTGCAAATTTTCGAAATGTTACCGAAGTTGGGCTTTACAGTGCGGGCTTTACTGTTCTAAATTCTTATGTAGTTGTTTTTCTGTACGTTTTAAGTAAAGATTATTTTCCAAGAATTTCTGAAGTTTCTAATGATAATATAGCGATAAAAAAAATGTTGAATAGTCAAGTAGCTATTGCTATTTTGTTGCTCACACCCCTTGTGGTTTTATTCATGGTGTTTAACCCTATAATAATTAAAATACTATACACAAAAGAGTTTATGCCTATACAAGGAATGATAACTTATGGTGTAATGTCTATTTTATTTAAGGTTATTTCATGGTCTTTAGGATTTATCATTTTAGCAAAAGGGAATTCAAAATTATACCTAAGTTCAGAATTAATATCTAATTCTTTACTATTTGTGTTTGTTGTTTTTGGCTATAAGTTTTTTGGTTTAACAGGTGTTGGAATAGGGTATTCATTATATCACATTATCGATTTAGTTATAATCAACTTTATAATATTTAAAAAGTATAAAATTCATTTTCATTTAAATGTTAAATTACTTTTCTATATATGTCTTGGTCAATGTTTAATAATGTTGTTTTTAATTCAGATAGAAAATAGTTTGTTAAAATATATTTTAATGTCCATAGGTATCTTGTTTTCATTAATTATTAGCATTAAAAAGATTAATAATTTTATATCTTTCAAAGAAATTATTAATAATAAATTAAAATTTTAG
- a CDS encoding class I SAM-dependent methyltransferase has translation MRLITSDDIIDTYIKLHQRGLSFITSKFNFNQLKRAKTAFNHNTIKTSNWWDIPSIKERWNLLVTGNKKLDFIDFTIENYLNEAQNLSMLSLGSGNCETELKFAKHKALKLITCIDISDIPLKKAKEIADLNELDNIEFKVKNVNDFQFPIKKYDIVYFRASLHHFKNIESLVGLQINNSLKENGFLIIDEYVGPNRLQFPKKQITAINQALKIIPKEYRKRFNLNLLKNKVSGSGILRMIIADPSECIESANILPNIHKNYNTIYEANYGGNILMPVLKDIAHHFTYLTEDKELVLNKLYNFEDEYLKNNPSNFVFGIYQKK, from the coding sequence ATGAGACTAATTACGAGTGACGACATTATTGACACCTACATAAAACTTCACCAAAGAGGTTTAAGTTTTATAACTTCAAAATTTAATTTCAATCAATTAAAAAGAGCTAAAACAGCCTTTAATCATAATACAATAAAAACTTCTAATTGGTGGGATATCCCATCTATAAAAGAGCGTTGGAATTTATTAGTTACTGGAAATAAAAAACTAGATTTTATAGATTTCACAATAGAAAACTACTTAAATGAGGCGCAAAATTTAAGTATGCTTTCTTTAGGTAGTGGGAATTGTGAAACCGAGCTAAAGTTTGCAAAACACAAAGCTTTGAAATTAATTACATGCATCGATATTTCCGACATTCCGCTAAAAAAAGCAAAAGAAATAGCGGACTTAAACGAACTAGATAATATTGAGTTTAAAGTAAAAAATGTAAATGATTTTCAATTTCCAATAAAAAAATATGATATCGTATATTTTAGAGCTTCTTTACATCACTTTAAAAACATTGAAAGCTTAGTAGGCCTGCAAATAAATAATTCTTTAAAAGAAAACGGCTTTCTAATAATTGATGAATATGTGGGACCTAATAGACTTCAATTCCCAAAAAAACAAATAACTGCTATTAACCAAGCATTAAAAATAATACCAAAAGAATACAGAAAAAGATTCAACTTAAATTTATTAAAAAATAAAGTTTCTGGCTCTGGTATTTTAAGAATGATTATCGCAGATCCCTCAGAATGTATCGAATCGGCAAATATTTTACCAAACATTCACAAGAATTACAATACAATTTACGAAGCTAATTATGGTGGTAATATTTTAATGCCGGTTCTTAAAGATATTGCACATCATTTTACATACTTAACTGAGGATAAAGAATTAGTATTGAACAAACTCTATAATTTTGAGGACGAATATTTAAAAAACAATCCAAGTAATTTTGTCTTTGGAATTTACCAGAAAAAATAA
- a CDS encoding DegT/DnrJ/EryC1/StrS family aminotransferase, whose product MVEFLNLQKINSKFEGIFKNEFEMFLNNGKYILSDHVLNFEKEFAHFCGSKYCIGTSNGLDALQLIFEAYKLLGKLSVGDEVIVPANTYIASVLAIANTGLIPVLVEPEINSYNIDVKKITEKLTLKTKAIMGVHLYGQLYNVSALKNICETNNLILIEDAAQAHGAIFNGEKSGNLSDAAAFSFYPTKNLGALGDAGAVTTNNESLATVISKLRNYGRKTSFENDFKGYNCRLDELQAMFLRVKLKYLDEENEKRKSIAKIYYENIKTNKILLPECKDFNQHVFHLFVVRSDRREEFRRYLLENSIETQIHYVTPIHHQKAFKEFSSLNLPITTVLHQEVLSLPLNPSLEEREISLVVDLVSKFR is encoded by the coding sequence ATGGTTGAGTTTTTAAACCTGCAAAAGATTAATTCAAAGTTTGAAGGAATTTTCAAAAATGAATTTGAGATGTTTCTAAACAATGGGAAGTATATTTTATCTGACCATGTATTAAACTTTGAAAAAGAATTTGCACATTTTTGCGGAAGTAAATATTGTATAGGAACTAGTAATGGATTAGATGCTTTACAATTAATTTTTGAAGCTTACAAGTTGTTAGGTAAATTATCGGTTGGTGATGAAGTTATTGTGCCGGCAAACACATACATAGCATCTGTTTTAGCTATTGCTAATACCGGCTTAATACCTGTATTGGTAGAGCCAGAAATTAATTCATATAATATTGATGTTAAAAAGATAACCGAAAAATTAACATTAAAAACCAAAGCAATTATGGGAGTTCATTTGTATGGACAATTATATAATGTTTCTGCTTTGAAAAATATTTGTGAAACTAATAATTTAATTCTTATAGAGGATGCAGCTCAAGCACATGGTGCAATTTTTAACGGAGAAAAATCGGGTAACCTTTCTGACGCAGCAGCTTTTAGTTTTTATCCTACCAAAAATTTAGGTGCTTTAGGTGATGCAGGCGCAGTTACAACAAATAATGAGTCGTTGGCTACTGTAATTAGTAAATTAAGAAACTATGGGAGGAAAACATCTTTTGAAAACGATTTTAAGGGTTACAATTGCAGGCTTGATGAGTTACAAGCCATGTTTTTAAGAGTTAAGCTAAAATATCTTGATGAAGAAAATGAGAAGCGAAAATCAATCGCAAAGATTTATTATGAAAACATAAAAACAAACAAAATTTTGTTGCCTGAATGCAAAGATTTTAATCAACATGTGTTTCACTTGTTTGTTGTAAGAAGTGATAGAAGAGAAGAGTTTAGAAGATATTTATTAGAAAATAGTATTGAAACTCAAATACATTACGTTACCCCAATCCATCATCAAAAGGCCTTTAAAGAATTTAGCTCTTTAAATTTACCAATAACAACTGTTCTACATCAAGAAGTTTTGAGTTTACCTTTAAACCCATCTCTAGAAGAAAGGGAAATTTCATTAGTTGTTGATTTGGTTTCTAAATTCAGATAA
- a CDS encoding glycosyltransferase family 2 protein, translating to MYQLSVLLIAYNNEKYIKETLDSLIKQKTSFKYEIVVGDDCSTDLTFKIISEYAKKHPYLFNIQQNKSQLGILNNFKTTLDRCSGEFVFNFDGDDIVKDEFALEKLAHVLKNNSNLGFVDSGFDCYISEENALIKFWNKKNIVATKKEYKKRMLLGQVIPVGICFRKDLMYKFVDFEYFIDKKITIEDYPVLVDMVMNCDFERINESLHIYRLHSASYSNTKSFDKLFFLSEQMLNLFNYFKLKYKFPEELNESYLELHYKQLLFNCGKNSQKKLGKKSFNSIKKKSFRDIIYYLASQYPLLLKIVLVYKKTYLKFMKPS from the coding sequence ATGTACCAACTTTCGGTTTTACTAATTGCTTACAATAATGAAAAATACATTAAAGAAACTTTAGATTCTTTAATAAAGCAAAAAACCTCTTTTAAATATGAAATAGTTGTTGGTGACGACTGTTCAACTGACCTAACCTTTAAAATTATAAGTGAATATGCAAAAAAACATCCTTATCTATTTAATATACAACAGAATAAATCACAATTAGGCATTCTTAATAATTTCAAAACAACATTAGACAGGTGTTCTGGTGAATTTGTTTTTAATTTTGATGGTGATGATATTGTTAAGGATGAATTTGCATTAGAGAAACTTGCTCATGTTTTGAAAAACAATTCTAACTTAGGTTTTGTAGATTCTGGATTTGACTGCTACATTAGTGAAGAAAATGCTCTAATAAAATTTTGGAATAAAAAAAACATTGTAGCTACAAAAAAAGAATATAAAAAAAGAATGCTATTAGGTCAAGTTATTCCGGTTGGTATTTGCTTTAGAAAAGACCTTATGTACAAATTTGTAGACTTCGAATATTTTATTGATAAAAAAATAACGATTGAAGATTATCCTGTTTTAGTTGATATGGTAATGAATTGTGATTTTGAAAGAATTAATGAATCTTTACATATTTACAGACTCCATTCTGCATCATATTCTAATACAAAGTCTTTTGATAAATTATTCTTTTTAAGTGAACAAATGTTAAACTTATTTAATTATTTTAAATTAAAATATAAGTTTCCCGAAGAATTAAATGAATCTTATTTGGAATTACATTACAAACAATTACTGTTTAATTGTGGGAAAAACTCTCAAAAAAAACTAGGTAAAAAAAGTTTTAATTCAATAAAAAAGAAGTCATTTAGAGATATCATATATTATTTAGCAAGTCAATATCCTCTTTTACTTAAAATTGTTTTAGTATATAAAAAAACCTATTTGAAATTCATGAAACCATCATAA
- a CDS encoding glycosyltransferase translates to MSKKVCIISDSLSFGGAEKVAANMSISLSKKGYEIHIVSMTDFIDYQFEGALYNFGLVKKSNNKLLSLLKFKKYFSLNKFDVIIDHRVRNKYLKEIVFSKFIFKNETIIYCVHNYDLSYYFSFLKFPWASLFPHVKNRMFVSVCNEIKNKLENKLFLKSTVVYNYTIPNKYSSDKKVYDYDYIIGVGRLTKIKQFDKLIKNFSKSHLPNSNVKLVILGSGSEKLNLELLISELSMGKHVELIPFTKNPNELISNAKALVLTSKIEGFPMVLVESLFLNTPVIAFNCKSGPSEIIQNYINGLLVDNQNEQQLTLALNKLLDNHFYNNLEQNTHKDLDRFSEDVVTNKWIDILENQHKFF, encoded by the coding sequence ATGAGTAAAAAAGTGTGTATTATTTCTGATAGTCTTAGTTTTGGAGGTGCAGAAAAGGTTGCGGCAAATATGTCAATCTCATTAAGTAAAAAAGGCTATGAAATTCACATAGTGTCAATGACAGATTTTATTGATTATCAATTTGAAGGAGCGCTTTATAACTTTGGATTAGTAAAAAAATCAAATAACAAACTTCTGTCCCTTTTAAAATTTAAAAAGTATTTTTCCTTAAATAAATTTGATGTCATTATAGATCATAGAGTTAGAAATAAATATTTAAAGGAAATAGTGTTTTCTAAGTTTATTTTTAAAAATGAAACTATAATTTATTGTGTACATAATTACGATTTATCCTATTATTTTTCATTCTTAAAATTTCCTTGGGCTTCATTATTTCCGCATGTTAAAAATAGAATGTTTGTTTCGGTTTGTAATGAAATTAAAAATAAATTAGAAAATAAATTATTTTTAAAAAGCACCGTAGTTTATAATTATACCATACCTAATAAGTATAGTTCGGACAAAAAAGTATATGATTATGATTATATTATAGGGGTTGGAAGATTAACTAAAATAAAACAGTTTGATAAATTGATTAAGAATTTTTCAAAATCTCATTTGCCAAATAGTAACGTTAAGCTAGTTATTTTAGGAAGTGGAAGTGAGAAATTAAATTTAGAGTTGTTAATTTCGGAACTATCTATGGGTAAACATGTAGAGTTAATACCTTTTACTAAAAACCCAAATGAATTAATAAGTAATGCTAAAGCTTTGGTTCTTACTAGTAAAATTGAAGGTTTTCCAATGGTATTGGTGGAATCTTTATTTTTAAATACACCAGTTATTGCGTTTAATTGCAAAAGCGGGCCTAGTGAGATTATACAAAATTATATTAATGGTTTATTGGTAGATAACCAGAATGAACAGCAACTAACACTGGCGCTCAATAAATTGCTAGATAACCATTTTTACAATAATTTAGAACAAAATACTCACAAAGACTTAGATCGATTTTCTGAGGATGTAGTTACTAATAAATGGATAGATATTCTAGAAAACCAACATAAATTTTTTTAG
- a CDS encoding class I SAM-dependent methyltransferase has product MYNSIKNIAKSIIPKKLLFENELFLRRFYGIFFNGKNHECNICNHKISRFINLNGYDLLCPYCGSLSRTRRLYQIINNEGIKGNILHFSPTRCLYRTLKKDGQITYFSTDFENEFLADYKFDITNINQEDDKFDYIICYHILEHITADKKAMKELYRVLKPGGKVFIQTPFKEGDIYEDDTIVNPKEREKHFGQNDHVRIYSIEGLKNRLTQHLFKVKIKHFNENKDDFYHGFISPETVLIASKL; this is encoded by the coding sequence ATGTACAATTCCATAAAAAACATAGCTAAATCTATTATTCCTAAAAAATTACTCTTTGAAAACGAATTATTTTTAAGACGTTTTTATGGCATTTTTTTTAATGGGAAAAACCATGAATGCAACATTTGTAATCACAAAATTAGTCGTTTTATAAACTTAAACGGATACGACTTGCTTTGTCCCTACTGTGGAAGTTTATCAAGAACCCGAAGATTATATCAAATTATAAACAATGAAGGGATAAAAGGCAATATTTTGCATTTTTCGCCAACACGCTGTTTATATAGAACTCTTAAGAAGGATGGACAAATAACTTACTTTAGCACCGATTTTGAAAATGAATTTTTAGCCGATTACAAATTTGACATTACCAACATAAATCAAGAAGATGACAAATTTGATTATATAATCTGTTATCATATACTTGAACATATTACCGCCGACAAAAAAGCTATGAAAGAACTCTATAGAGTTTTAAAACCTGGAGGTAAAGTTTTTATTCAAACCCCTTTTAAAGAAGGCGATATTTATGAAGACGACACTATTGTTAACCCCAAGGAGCGCGAAAAACATTTTGGACAAAACGATCATGTTCGAATTTATTCAATTGAAGGCCTAAAAAACAGATTAACACAACATTTATTTAAGGTTAAAATTAAACACTTCAATGAAAATAAAGATGACTTCTATCATGGATTTATTTCGCCAGAAACTGTTTTAATTGCGAGTAAGTTATGA
- a CDS encoding glycosyltransferase family 2 protein translates to MPFFSVIIPLYNKEKYIKHTLNSVLNQTFEDFEIIIINDGSTDGSLKIVQEFKDARIKIINQKNKGLCYSRNTGIKNALSNFIALLDADDLWMKDYLETNFKLIQAQKKDFVFATNVKLLNSKTNPILNVTNFEEHNINLIENYFSLQKNIMGPSSLVIKKTVFEVVGYFDETINYGEEDDFYIRCFNKYRLVYYNQPKIYYRIGIEEQLTRPNPNFERRIPNYEAYLKIYKNNKDLTKFIDYVYYRMVILYKMELNYELVKFYKAKVNPKNLFLIKRIKFYLPTKAFYFTKKIYVGFLEYLSIY, encoded by the coding sequence ATGCCTTTTTTTTCAGTAATTATTCCATTATATAATAAAGAGAAATATATAAAGCATACTTTAAATAGTGTACTTAACCAGACTTTTGAGGATTTTGAAATTATAATTATTAATGACGGCAGCACAGATGGTAGTTTAAAAATTGTACAGGAATTTAAAGATGCTAGAATAAAAATTATAAATCAAAAAAACAAAGGTTTATGTTATAGCAGAAATACTGGAATTAAAAATGCGCTTTCAAATTTTATTGCGCTTTTGGATGCTGATGATTTATGGATGAAAGACTATTTAGAGACAAACTTTAAATTGATTCAAGCACAAAAAAAAGATTTTGTTTTTGCTACTAATGTTAAACTTTTAAATTCAAAAACAAATCCTATTTTAAATGTTACAAATTTTGAAGAGCATAATATTAATTTAATAGAAAACTATTTTAGCCTTCAAAAAAATATCATGGGACCTAGTTCTTTAGTTATAAAAAAAACTGTATTTGAAGTAGTTGGATATTTTGATGAAACCATTAATTATGGTGAGGAAGACGATTTTTATATTAGATGTTTTAACAAGTATCGATTAGTCTATTATAACCAACCAAAAATATATTACAGAATAGGTATTGAAGAACAACTAACTAGACCCAATCCTAATTTTGAAAGAAGAATACCTAATTATGAGGCATATTTAAAGATTTACAAAAACAACAAAGATTTGACAAAATTTATTGATTATGTTTATTATAGAATGGTAATCTTATATAAAATGGAACTGAATTATGAGTTGGTAAAATTCTATAAGGCTAAAGTAAATCCAAAAAATTTATTCTTAATAAAAAGGATAAAATTTTATCTACCTACAAAGGCTTTTTATTTTACTAAAAAAATTTATGTTGGTTTTCTAGAATATCTATCCATTTATTAG
- a CDS encoding sugar 3,4-ketoisomerase: MEISNSKIINIPGNEDVRGALSFVQKDILPFDVKRVYYIYNIPENVTRGGHAHIEQNEFLIALKGSFNVEICDVHGNKKLFTLNKPNEGLLIPKMIWRELTNFKADSICLVLASNIYIEEDYIRDYDGFMNFK, from the coding sequence TTGGAAATTAGTAATTCAAAAATTATAAATATTCCTGGGAATGAAGATGTTAGGGGGGCTTTGTCTTTTGTTCAAAAAGATATTTTGCCATTTGATGTAAAAAGAGTTTACTATATATATAATATTCCAGAAAATGTTACTAGAGGTGGGCATGCTCATATCGAGCAAAACGAATTCTTAATAGCTTTAAAAGGAAGTTTTAATGTTGAAATATGTGATGTACACGGTAATAAAAAACTTTTTACATTAAATAAACCAAATGAAGGGTTGCTAATTCCAAAAATGATTTGGAGAGAGCTAACTAATTTTAAAGCTGACTCCATATGTTTAGTTTTAGCTTCTAATATATATATAGAAGAAGATTATATTAGGGATTATGATGGTTTCATGAATTTCAAATAG
- a CDS encoding glycosyltransferase family 2 protein encodes MLSILIPTYNYNVYPLASELEKQALDANIEFEIICFDDGSKSDINNENNKINKLQHSKFLENKKNVGLSNNRNLLAEASKFENLLFIDGDSILPNSYFIMNYVEALKSNNQVIYGGRIHPEKAEVNRTLRWKYGKYIEDQTDLNRKKNIYKSVLFNNTLIKKTLFNKIKFEENIIQYGHEDTVFAYKISVIKTSVLHIDNPVLHGDIDLNEVYLKKTEKALENLNFIYKNNLIDYKFITFLKLFKKTEKIKLNYLLSLFYKLFNKFLTHNLTSKNPSLFVFNLFRISYFSYINLKK; translated from the coding sequence ATGCTATCCATTCTAATCCCTACATATAATTATAATGTTTACCCACTAGCTAGTGAATTAGAAAAACAAGCCCTTGATGCAAATATTGAATTTGAAATTATTTGTTTTGATGATGGATCTAAATCCGATATAAACAATGAAAACAATAAAATAAATAAGCTACAACATTCGAAATTTTTAGAAAACAAAAAAAATGTTGGTTTAAGCAATAACAGAAATTTACTTGCCGAAGCTTCAAAATTTGAAAACTTATTGTTTATAGATGGGGATTCTATTTTACCAAATTCTTATTTTATAATGAATTATGTTGAGGCTTTAAAAAGCAACAACCAAGTAATTTATGGCGGCAGAATACATCCAGAGAAAGCAGAAGTCAACAGAACATTACGTTGGAAATATGGCAAATATATTGAAGATCAAACCGATTTAAATAGAAAAAAAAACATCTATAAATCTGTACTATTCAACAATACGCTAATAAAAAAAACGCTGTTTAATAAAATTAAATTTGAAGAAAATATTATTCAATACGGGCATGAGGACACTGTTTTTGCATACAAAATTAGTGTGATTAAAACCTCTGTTTTACATATCGACAATCCAGTTTTGCATGGCGACATAGACCTTAACGAAGTTTATTTAAAAAAAACGGAAAAAGCATTAGAAAATTTAAATTTCATATACAAAAACAATTTAATTGATTATAAGTTTATTACTTTTTTAAAACTTTTTAAAAAAACAGAAAAAATTAAACTAAACTATCTTTTATCACTTTTTTACAAACTATTCAACAAGTTTTTAACTCATAATTTAACTTCTAAAAACCCGTCCCTATTTGTTTTTAATCTCTTTAGAATAAGTTACTTTAGCTATATAAATTTAAAAAAATAA
- a CDS encoding O-antigen translocase — protein sequence MKKLIDYINNYVLVKVTSLQTASLLTRLIAGLLTSKAIAFFIGPVGFAIIGNLQNFVSAFQTISIFGSYKAVVKYISEFQEDLLELSKVLSTAFYTGFVSTILVSFFCYFNADFLNDLIFPIYNDYSYVIKVFAIVLPFYALNMFSFSIMNGFSKYKILIVINIIGQVLSASIAVLLIYQNKIDGALIAVVIAESLIFLITLVGIINRRSLVSLIKVSNFSSNLLGKMSSYSIMALFTSVLLPICALAIRMYIIDNVSYKDAGFWEVMTRISKYYLMLVSSLMALYILPRFSEIDDVKEFRKEVFSFYKTIIPVLLIGFLFIYVFRSYIVSFIFTDNFEPVEGLFIWQILGDFVKVLSTVIAYQFLAKKMFWHYILTEAFLVVILYATSIYFIDLFNSVEGAVIAHFVSYVMYYCIILLIFSSSLFGVVNEK from the coding sequence TTGAAAAAATTAATAGATTATATAAACAACTACGTTTTAGTAAAAGTAACTTCTTTACAAACAGCCTCTCTTTTAACAAGATTGATAGCTGGCTTATTAACTTCAAAGGCGATTGCTTTTTTTATTGGCCCTGTAGGTTTTGCTATTATTGGGAATTTACAAAACTTTGTTAGCGCGTTTCAAACCATCTCTATTTTTGGTTCTTACAAGGCCGTTGTAAAATATATTTCAGAATTTCAAGAAGATTTGCTGGAACTAAGTAAAGTGCTGTCTACCGCCTTTTATACTGGGTTTGTGTCAACAATTTTAGTCTCATTTTTCTGTTATTTCAATGCCGATTTTCTTAATGATTTAATTTTTCCGATTTATAATGATTACTCTTATGTAATAAAAGTGTTTGCAATTGTATTGCCATTTTATGCATTAAACATGTTCTCGTTTTCTATAATGAATGGATTTTCAAAGTATAAAATTCTTATCGTAATAAATATTATTGGGCAGGTTTTAAGTGCATCTATAGCAGTATTATTAATCTATCAAAATAAAATAGATGGAGCTTTAATTGCGGTAGTTATTGCCGAATCTTTAATATTTCTAATCACCTTGGTAGGTATTATAAATAGACGCAGCTTAGTCTCGCTTATAAAAGTATCAAACTTTAGCTCTAATCTTTTAGGTAAAATGAGCTCTTACTCCATAATGGCATTATTTACTTCGGTTTTACTACCTATTTGTGCACTTGCCATAAGAATGTATATTATTGATAATGTGAGTTATAAAGATGCAGGTTTCTGGGAAGTAATGACGCGTATTTCAAAGTATTACCTCATGCTAGTTAGTTCACTAATGGCACTTTATATTTTACCTCGATTTTCTGAAATCGATGATGTTAAAGAGTTTAGGAAGGAAGTTTTTAGTTTTTATAAAACCATAATCCCCGTTTTATTAATTGGTTTCTTATTTATATATGTTTTTAGATCTTACATTGTAAGTTTTATTTTTACAGATAATTTTGAGCCTGTTGAAGGGTTATTTATTTGGCAAATACTAGGCGACTTTGTTAAAGTGCTTTCAACCGTTATTGCATACCAGTTTTTAGCAAAAAAAATGTTCTGGCATTACATACTAACCGAAGCGTTTTTAGTTGTTATTTTATATGCAACCAGTATCTACTTTATCGATTTGTTTAATAGTGTTGAAGGTGCGGTTATTGCACATTTTGTGAGCTATGTTATGTATTATTGTATTATATTGCTCATATTTAGCAGCTCGCTCTTTGGAGTTGTGAATGAAAAGTAA